A genomic stretch from Asterias rubens chromosome 19, eAstRub1.3, whole genome shotgun sequence includes:
- the LOC117303297 gene encoding uncharacterized protein LOC117303297 has protein sequence MKLQSALLLSVLLVLGLAQASASPIGRVLSRLRKTAGSGGSSTPSHGFLYRHLYARTLDLSEHHRILYEEFITERFPNKSGHRIEDVVLSYLPTARDLPSHRENHSDDELLLDHYDNLNIFKAALNRVEETERGNFTDTLIMNAEELHELIRRLETVMRRVGLEDAIGPSQTMVPAFHTNVTTEEHNTRTLLVLQEFDGYIAEVVIDYETLKSRSTS, from the exons ATGAAACTCCAATCAGCATTATTGTTATCCGTCCTGCTTGTCCTGGGCCTCGCCCAAGCTAGCGCTTCGCCCATCGGTCGTGTCCTCTCGAGGTTACGGAAGACTGCCGGATCAGGAGGCTCGAGTACACCCAGTCATGGGTTTCTATACAGACACCTTTATGCAAGAACACTCGACCTGTCCGAACATCACAGGATTCTCTATGAGGAATTT ATAACCGAGAGGTTCCCAAACAAAAGTGGTCACCGCATTGAAGATGTTGTGTTATCCTACCTCCCTACTGCACGTGACCTCCCCAGTCACAGGGAAAACCACTCG GACGACGAGTTGCTTCTTGATCACTACGACAACCTGAACATCTTCAAGGCTGCGTTGAATAGAGTGGAAGAAACAGAGAGGGGAAACTTTACAGATACACTTATTATGAATGCTGAGGAGCTTCATGAACTCATTCGTAGGCTGGAAACTGTG ATGAGAAGAGTTGGACTCGAAGATGCAATAGGTCCATCACAGACCATGGTCCCTGCTTTCCACACCAATGTCACCACAGAGGAACACAACACACGTACTCTCTTGGTCTTGCAAGAGTTTGATGGCTACATTGCCGAAGTAGTCATAGACTACGAGACGCTGAAGTCACGAAGCACAAGTTAG